In the Deltaproteobacteria bacterium genome, one interval contains:
- a CDS encoding 50S ribosomal protein L24, translated as MRIRRNDQVIVISGKEKGKTGKVLSVLLEENRAVVEKLNMVKRHQRPTAKMKQGGIVEKELSIHLSNLLLYCSRCSKGVRVRIKTDDKGGKTRRCARCQEAFAA; from the coding sequence ATGCGGATTCGAAGAAATGACCAAGTGATTGTGATTAGTGGAAAAGAGAAGGGAAAGACCGGAAAGGTCTTGTCCGTTCTATTGGAGGAGAATCGTGCTGTTGTTGAGAAGCTCAATATGGTTAAGAGGCATCAGAGGCCGACGGCCAAGATGAAACAGGGTGGTATTGTGGAGAAGGAATTGTCCATTCACCTGTCGAATCTCCTTTTGTATTGCTCCCGCTGTTCCAAAGGGGTTCGTGTCAGGATCAAGACGGATGACAAGGGTGGCAAGACAAGACGGTGTGCCCGATGCCAGGAGGCATTTGCAGCATGA
- the rplE gene encoding 50S ribosomal protein L5 yields MTFEEIYKKKCIPELMKQLGVKNTMAVPRLEKIVVSSCLKEAVQDKKVLDKAVEELGLITGQKAVIAKARKSIANFKLRKGIPIGCRVVLRKKMMFEFLNRLINVVLPRTRDFHGISPKGFDGRGNYTFGITEQIVFPEINFDKIDKVRGMNVTIVTTAKTDEHGRALLRLLGMPFREN; encoded by the coding sequence ATGACATTTGAAGAGATTTACAAGAAGAAATGCATCCCCGAACTCATGAAACAGTTGGGGGTGAAGAATACAATGGCGGTACCCCGGCTTGAAAAGATAGTCGTTTCCAGCTGTCTTAAAGAGGCCGTTCAGGACAAGAAGGTTCTGGACAAGGCGGTGGAGGAACTCGGTCTGATTACCGGGCAAAAGGCTGTCATTGCAAAAGCGCGCAAGTCGATTGCCAATTTCAAGCTGAGAAAGGGGATCCCGATCGGTTGTCGGGTCGTTCTGAGGAAAAAGATGATGTTTGAGTTTCTGAACAGGTTGATCAATGTGGTGCTTCCCCGGACGAGAGACTTTCACGGGATTTCACCGAAAGGTTTTGATGGGCGCGGAAATTATACTTTTGGCATAACAGAGCAGATTGTTTTCCCCGAAATTAATTTTGACAAGATCGACAAGGTTCGCGGGATGAATGTGACGATCGTCACGACGGCGAAGACGGATGAACACGGAAGGGCGCTTCTGAGGCTTTTGGGAATGCCTTTTCGGGAGAATTAA
- the rpsE gene encoding 30S ribosomal protein S5, translating to MATKEVSPFVERIVDVRRVAKVVKGGRRFSFSALVVVGDQKGRVGVGLGKAAEVPEAIRKGTEKAKKNFIQVPLVEGTIPHEVLGNYGSGSVLMKPASQGTGVIAGGAVRAILDVVGLKDILTKSLGTSTPHNVVKAVVDGLKKLHYREDYSRWRRGVS from the coding sequence ATGGCAACAAAAGAAGTCAGCCCTTTTGTGGAGAGAATTGTCGATGTGCGTCGTGTGGCCAAGGTTGTTAAGGGAGGCCGAAGATTCAGCTTTTCTGCCCTCGTCGTTGTTGGGGATCAGAAGGGGCGTGTTGGTGTCGGGTTGGGAAAGGCCGCTGAGGTTCCTGAGGCGATTCGGAAGGGGACGGAAAAGGCGAAGAAGAACTTTATTCAGGTTCCTTTGGTTGAGGGGACAATTCCACATGAGGTTTTGGGCAACTATGGATCAGGATCCGTCCTCATGAAACCGGCATCACAGGGAACAGGAGTTATAGCGGGTGGGGCTGTCCGGGCGATTCTTGATGTCGTTGGGCTCAAGGATATATTGACGAAAAGTCTTGGAACGAGCACCCCCCACAATGTGGTCAAAGCGGTCGTCGATGGACTCAAGAAACTTCATTATCGTGAAGATTACAGTCGTTGGAGAAGGGGTGTTTCATGA
- the rplF gene encoding 50S ribosomal protein L6, with protein MSRVGKQPIKIPEKVKVSVQGNLIRVEGPLGKLERHLDPLLKLVVSPQELLVQRGEETPIASCRQGLNRNLIRNMVQGVSQGFQKVLQINGVGFRSEVKGKELHLALGYSHPIVFPIPEGIKIAVEKQVRVTVSGSSRELVGETAARIRKLRLPEPYKGKGIKYENEVLLHKVGKAAAGGGGGK; from the coding sequence ATGTCACGCGTTGGAAAACAGCCAATCAAGATTCCGGAAAAGGTTAAGGTTTCCGTTCAGGGGAATCTGATCCGTGTTGAGGGTCCTCTTGGAAAATTAGAGCGTCATCTGGATCCACTTTTGAAGCTGGTTGTCTCTCCTCAGGAACTTCTTGTTCAGAGAGGAGAGGAGACTCCAATCGCCTCCTGTCGACAAGGACTCAACAGAAATTTGATTCGCAATATGGTGCAGGGGGTCAGTCAAGGATTCCAGAAAGTGTTGCAGATCAACGGGGTCGGTTTTAGGTCTGAGGTGAAGGGGAAGGAACTACATTTGGCTTTGGGGTATTCGCATCCGATTGTTTTCCCGATTCCTGAGGGGATTAAGATTGCCGTTGAAAAACAAGTTCGTGTGACAGTTTCCGGTTCGTCACGAGAGTTGGTTGGAGAGACAGCGGCCCGTATACGAAAATTGAGATTGCCTGAACCGTATAAGGGAAAGGGAATCAAATATGAAAATGAGGTATTGTTGCATAAGGTTGGTAAGGCGGCTGCTGGTGGAGGTGGAGGAAAATGA
- the rplP gene encoding 50S ribosomal protein L16: MLQPARLKFRKTQKGRVYGLATRGQYVSFGDVGLQSLERGLVTSRQIEACRLAMARFLKKGGKVFIRIFPDKPITKKPAETRMGKGKGAVEGWGCPIKPGRVLFEVGGLASDVASEALLLASSKLPVKTQLVTREKFRGI; the protein is encoded by the coding sequence ATGCTTCAACCGGCAAGATTAAAATTTAGGAAGACCCAGAAGGGCCGTGTTTACGGCCTGGCAACGCGTGGTCAGTACGTGAGCTTTGGTGATGTCGGCCTTCAGTCTCTGGAAAGGGGTCTCGTGACATCCCGGCAGATCGAGGCTTGTCGTTTGGCGATGGCGCGTTTTCTTAAAAAAGGGGGAAAGGTTTTTATCCGGATTTTTCCCGATAAGCCGATTACGAAAAAACCGGCTGAGACACGTATGGGAAAAGGGAAGGGGGCTGTTGAGGGATGGGGTTGCCCCATAAAACCGGGGCGTGTCCTTTTTGAGGTGGGTGGGTTGGCGTCGGATGTTGCTTCCGAGGCCCTTTTACTTGCCTCTTCGAAGCTTCCTGTGAAAACGCAATTGGTAACAAGGGAGAAGTTTCGTGGAATCTAA
- the rpsQ gene encoding 30S ribosomal protein S17, translated as MRRREMVGVVLSHKMSKTAVVRVERRTVDRRLHRVQVKQNKFKIHDERDEAKIGDTVLVVECRPLSCEKRFRLKKVLRKGEEGLAPEVGVA; from the coding sequence ATGAGGAGACGAGAGATGGTTGGTGTTGTTTTGAGTCACAAAATGAGCAAGACGGCTGTCGTTCGTGTGGAGCGAAGGACGGTCGATCGGCGTCTGCATAGGGTGCAGGTGAAACAGAACAAATTCAAGATTCATGATGAACGGGATGAGGCAAAGATCGGCGACACGGTTCTCGTCGTTGAATGCCGTCCTCTTTCCTGTGAGAAAAGGTTTCGGTTGAAAAAGGTATTGAGAAAAGGGGAAGAAGGATTGGCCCCTGAGGTGGGCGTGGCATGA
- a CDS encoding 50S ribosomal protein L18, whose amino-acid sequence MSNNKAEARVRRHQRLRKKVSGTKEMPRLSLYRSLSNLYAQLIDDEKSVTLLGLSTKSKECAKIDGGNISGARQFGLLFAKRAKEKDLCKAVFDRGGWMYHGRVKAFADGVREGGVKI is encoded by the coding sequence ATGAGTAATAATAAAGCCGAGGCGCGGGTAAGAAGGCATCAACGTCTTCGAAAAAAAGTTAGCGGGACGAAAGAGATGCCTCGTTTGTCCCTCTACAGGAGCCTGTCCAATCTGTACGCTCAGTTGATTGACGATGAGAAATCGGTGACACTCCTGGGGCTTTCAACAAAATCGAAGGAGTGTGCCAAGATTGATGGTGGAAATATCAGTGGGGCCCGTCAATTTGGACTTTTGTTTGCCAAGAGGGCCAAAGAGAAGGATCTCTGCAAGGCGGTTTTTGATCGAGGTGGATGGATGTATCATGGGCGTGTGAAGGCATTTGCTGATGGTGTTCGAGAAGGAGGAGTGAAAATCTAA
- the rpsH gene encoding 30S ribosomal protein S8, translating into MTDPIGDMLSRIRNAQCSRHESVKIPFSQIKLEIVKILHNEGLVGAYRLAATPKGGKEVEVALRYRDKKIPIISELKRSSRPGRRIYVGYDEIPSVCSGVGIVILSTSKGIMTERQAREMKVGGEIICTVL; encoded by the coding sequence ATGACCGATCCTATTGGAGATATGTTAAGTCGGATTCGTAATGCGCAATGTTCGCGTCATGAATCCGTCAAGATCCCGTTTTCTCAGATCAAGCTTGAGATTGTGAAAATTTTGCACAACGAGGGGCTAGTGGGTGCTTATCGGCTCGCGGCGACTCCCAAGGGTGGAAAAGAGGTTGAGGTGGCACTTCGCTACCGGGACAAAAAAATTCCGATTATTAGTGAGCTAAAGCGTTCCAGTCGTCCTGGGCGACGTATTTATGTTGGGTATGATGAGATTCCATCCGTTTGTAGTGGTGTAGGAATTGTTATCTTGTCGACTTCCAAGGGAATTATGACAGAGCGTCAGGCCCGGGAGATGAAGGTTGGTGGGGAGATCATTTGTACTGTTTTGTAG
- the rplO gene encoding 50S ribosomal protein L15 has protein sequence MNLGNLIAPDGARKKKKRLGRGEGSGHGGTSTKGHKGQKSRSGGTISPGFEGGQMPLIRRLPKRGFVPWTRREFSVVNVGDLGTIPENTVVDLNYLKKNGFLKQELDGLKILGDGEIKVPLVIRAHRFSKTAQEKIKNAGGRTEVVE, from the coding sequence ATGAATCTGGGGAACTTGATTGCTCCTGATGGTGCTCGAAAGAAGAAAAAGAGACTCGGTCGTGGTGAGGGATCGGGTCATGGTGGAACTTCCACCAAGGGGCACAAAGGACAAAAATCAAGATCGGGAGGTACGATCAGTCCCGGTTTTGAGGGGGGGCAGATGCCGCTTATCCGCCGCCTTCCCAAGCGCGGTTTTGTTCCTTGGACAAGACGTGAATTCTCTGTTGTCAATGTCGGAGATCTAGGAACAATTCCTGAAAATACGGTTGTAGATCTTAATTATCTTAAGAAAAATGGATTTTTGAAACAGGAGCTTGACGGGTTGAAAATCCTTGGCGACGGAGAGATCAAGGTCCCCTTGGTGATACGGGCTCATCGGTTTTCAAAAACGGCACAAGAGAAAATCAAGAATGCCGGGGGAAGGACAGAGGTCGTCGAATAA
- the rpmC gene encoding 50S ribosomal protein L29, translated as MESKVLREKKPEELVRTLKDLRHEMADLTLKVRMGTSKEVAKLRQIRKTIARVLTIQHERSL; from the coding sequence GTGGAATCTAAGGTTTTAAGAGAGAAAAAGCCGGAAGAGCTGGTGAGGACGCTCAAGGATTTACGACATGAGATGGCCGACTTGACGCTGAAGGTGCGGATGGGAACCTCTAAGGAGGTTGCGAAACTGCGGCAGATCCGAAAGACCATTGCACGTGTTCTTACGATTCAGCATGAGAGGAGTCTTTAA
- the rplN gene encoding 50S ribosomal protein L14 produces MIQNETVCNSADNSGAKKLLCIRVMGGSRRRYATLGDVVVVAVKEALPNAKVKKGDVKKGVIVRVAKEVRRQDGSYIRFDDNSIVLIDQAGEPLGTRIFGPVARELRAKKFMKIISLAPEVL; encoded by the coding sequence ATGATCCAGAATGAGACAGTTTGTAATTCTGCCGATAATTCGGGTGCGAAGAAGTTGTTATGTATCAGGGTGATGGGTGGCTCCAGGCGTCGGTATGCAACGCTAGGGGATGTCGTTGTTGTCGCCGTTAAGGAGGCGTTGCCCAATGCCAAGGTCAAGAAGGGCGACGTCAAGAAAGGAGTCATTGTCAGAGTGGCCAAGGAGGTCCGTCGGCAGGACGGGAGTTATATCCGTTTTGATGACAACTCGATTGTTCTGATTGACCAAGCCGGAGAACCTCTGGGAACACGGATATTCGGCCCCGTGGCTCGTGAATTGAGGGCGAAAAAGTTCATGAAAATTATTTCGCTCGCGCCGGAAGTTTTATAG
- a CDS encoding type Z 30S ribosomal protein S14: MAKTSLIIKAQRSPKFKVRQYHRCTFCGRPRGFLRRFGMCRLCFRKRALAGELPGVEKASW; the protein is encoded by the coding sequence ATGGCAAAAACATCACTCATTATAAAAGCTCAGAGGAGTCCCAAGTTTAAAGTCCGGCAGTATCACCGTTGCACTTTTTGCGGCAGGCCGCGCGGCTTTTTACGTCGTTTCGGAATGTGTCGCCTTTGTTTCAGGAAGAGGGCGCTTGCAGGCGAACTCCCGGGTGTTGAAAAGGCCAGTTGGTAG